In one Cloacibacillus porcorum genomic region, the following are encoded:
- a CDS encoding branched-chain amino acid ABC transporter permease, with amino-acid sequence MEGYAIGVITLLAINCVAALGVSLFTGFTGVFTLGHAGYMAIGAYTAAILTVEYGVHYVVAIIAGGILAMILAYLIGIPTLKLVGDYYAIVSLGLGEAIRLIIENWNSVTRGARGYPGIDGYTTMPVAVCFFIVLAVAMFFLVNSTYGRAFKACRDDYVAASLLGFNTAHFRVLSLAISGFYCGVSGGLLAGYMSFIQPVMFDMAKSTELVSVVVFGGLGSMSGCLIGTTILTLVTELFRPISQYRMLIYGLVLVLVMVLRPEGIMGTSELTPGYIKRLFSRKKKADAAEEGAR; translated from the coding sequence ATGGAAGGCTATGCCATCGGTGTTATCACCCTTCTCGCAATCAACTGCGTCGCAGCCCTCGGAGTTTCACTCTTTACGGGCTTTACGGGAGTCTTTACCCTCGGTCATGCCGGATACATGGCTATTGGAGCCTACACGGCCGCCATCCTGACGGTCGAATACGGCGTCCATTATGTCGTTGCTATCATCGCTGGCGGTATTCTGGCTATGATCCTAGCATATCTTATCGGTATCCCAACGCTGAAACTTGTGGGCGACTACTACGCCATCGTCTCGCTGGGACTCGGAGAGGCGATCAGGCTCATTATCGAAAACTGGAACTCCGTCACGCGCGGCGCGCGCGGCTACCCCGGCATCGACGGCTATACCACGATGCCGGTGGCGGTATGTTTTTTCATTGTACTGGCGGTGGCGATGTTCTTCCTCGTCAACAGCACCTACGGCCGCGCCTTTAAGGCCTGCCGCGACGACTACGTGGCCGCTTCGCTGCTGGGTTTCAATACGGCTCATTTCCGTGTCCTGAGCCTCGCGATATCCGGCTTTTACTGCGGCGTTTCGGGCGGGCTTCTTGCCGGCTACATGTCATTTATACAGCCGGTAATGTTTGACATGGCGAAATCGACGGAACTTGTCTCCGTCGTCGTCTTCGGAGGCCTAGGTTCTATGAGCGGCTGTCTGATCGGTACCACGATTCTGACCCTTGTCACTGAGCTTTTCCGCCCCATTTCGCAGTACCGTATGCTCATTTACGGCCTGGTGCTGGTGCTGGTGATGGTCCTGCGCCCTGAGGGCATCATGGGGACCAGCGAACTTACGCCCGGCTACATAAAGAGACTCTTTTCACGCAAAAAAAAGGCTGACGCCGCAGAGGAGGGAGCCCGCTGA
- a CDS encoding branched-chain amino acid ABC transporter permease, with translation METLIQQLINGLSLGSVYALIAVGYSLVYSVLLFSNFAHGGFLVIGGYICYFALRAGGMNIWLASLAALVGSGLSAIIVERLAYRPIRERTPVTLYMLIASMGMSIVIENIFVVTVGGRFRALPPVIPTNPVNFFGLATTSAFDILSLVTAVVFLVGLQIFLVKTKWGLAIRAASYNLKTAGLMGVNVNRLIAIVFFVAGLLAGVGGIFLSVRYTLYPQLGMITTKAFVAAVIGGLGSLPGAVVGSLILGLAEMLTAGFISSQFRDLVVFGILIVTLIVRPTGLFGKSVGEKV, from the coding sequence TTGGAGACCCTTATCCAGCAGCTTATTAACGGACTGTCCCTGGGTTCTGTATACGCCCTTATCGCAGTTGGTTATTCGCTCGTATATTCAGTTCTCTTATTTTCCAATTTTGCCCATGGCGGATTTCTGGTCATCGGCGGATATATCTGTTATTTCGCGCTTCGCGCCGGTGGGATGAACATTTGGCTCGCGTCGCTGGCGGCGCTGGTTGGCTCGGGACTCTCGGCTATCATCGTCGAACGTCTCGCCTATCGTCCCATCAGGGAACGTACCCCTGTCACCCTCTATATGCTTATCGCCTCCATGGGCATGAGCATCGTGATTGAAAATATTTTCGTGGTCACGGTCGGAGGACGTTTTCGCGCCCTGCCGCCTGTGATTCCGACTAATCCGGTAAATTTCTTCGGCTTGGCCACCACCAGCGCCTTTGACATCCTTTCACTTGTCACGGCAGTAGTATTCCTCGTGGGGCTGCAGATATTCCTCGTCAAGACCAAATGGGGGCTTGCCATCCGTGCCGCCTCCTATAACCTCAAAACTGCCGGGCTGATGGGAGTCAACGTGAACAGGCTCATCGCCATCGTATTCTTTGTTGCTGGGCTTCTCGCCGGTGTCGGCGGCATCTTCCTCTCTGTCCGCTACACCCTCTACCCGCAGCTTGGCATGATAACGACGAAGGCCTTTGTCGCCGCGGTCATCGGCGGTCTCGGCTCGCTGCCGGGAGCGGTTGTCGGCAGCCTCATTCTTGGTCTCGCGGAGATGCTTACGGCCGGTTTCATCTCCAGCCAGTTCCGTGACCTGGTCGTCTTCGGCATCCTTATCGTGACTTTGATCGTGCGCCCGACGGGGCTCTTTGGGAAATCCGTCGGAGAAAAGGTGTAA
- a CDS encoding ABC transporter substrate-binding protein: MRKVLALLALIIVVFAAGTAMAAEPIKIGYLAALTGDYAQYGITEVNMAKLVVGDINAKGGILGRKIELIPYDTKTRNEDAVNAVRRMIESDKVCAIVGANSSGINIATAPIVAKGKTPQISTVGTNPFVTVDNKGKVRPYSFRICFTDPYQGALAADLAYNDLKKTKAAILYNVGSDYAQGLREFFVKDYEKLGGKIVADEGFRETDVDFRAQLTTIKNSGADLLFLPGMGKDMALAIKQAQELGLKVTIIGGDGYAEFMNEIAGPAMKGTFWVNHTYLDDPEMAPIFARYKEVYKDDCKEFVNGTMAYDAMYWLIDAIKRAGKADGQAIAKALEETKGLKLHHATLTIDPATHNPINKAGIILKVGDDLKTKFYKKVEPK, from the coding sequence TTGAGAAAAGTACTAGCTTTACTGGCTCTCATTATCGTCGTATTCGCAGCCGGAACCGCGATGGCTGCGGAACCCATCAAGATCGGTTATCTTGCGGCCCTTACCGGAGACTATGCCCAGTACGGAATTACAGAGGTCAACATGGCTAAGCTTGTCGTTGGCGACATCAACGCCAAGGGAGGCATCCTTGGGCGTAAAATTGAACTTATTCCCTATGATACTAAGACACGTAACGAAGACGCGGTCAACGCCGTGCGCCGCATGATCGAGAGCGATAAGGTCTGCGCGATCGTCGGAGCGAATTCCAGCGGCATTAACATCGCCACCGCGCCTATCGTCGCCAAGGGCAAGACCCCGCAGATCTCAACTGTCGGGACTAACCCCTTTGTAACGGTCGACAATAAGGGTAAGGTCCGTCCCTATTCGTTCCGTATCTGCTTTACCGACCCCTACCAGGGCGCCCTCGCGGCAGACCTCGCCTACAACGACCTTAAAAAGACCAAGGCCGCCATCCTCTACAACGTAGGTTCCGACTACGCTCAGGGGCTGCGTGAGTTCTTTGTCAAGGACTACGAGAAGCTCGGCGGAAAGATCGTTGCCGACGAAGGTTTCCGTGAGACGGACGTCGACTTCCGCGCTCAGCTGACGACGATCAAGAACTCCGGCGCCGACCTGCTCTTCCTGCCCGGCATGGGCAAGGATATGGCGCTCGCCATCAAGCAGGCGCAGGAACTTGGACTTAAAGTGACGATCATCGGCGGCGACGGCTATGCCGAATTTATGAACGAGATCGCCGGACCCGCGATGAAGGGTACGTTCTGGGTCAACCATACGTACCTCGACGACCCCGAAATGGCGCCGATATTCGCACGTTACAAGGAAGTCTATAAGGACGACTGCAAAGAATTCGTGAACGGTACGATGGCCTATGACGCGATGTACTGGCTCATCGACGCGATCAAGCGCGCCGGCAAGGCAGACGGACAGGCGATAGCCAAGGCTCTCGAAGAGACGAAGGGGCTGAAGCTGCACCACGCCACGCTCACCATCGACCCCGCGACCCACAACCCGATCAATAAGGCCGGTATTATCCTTAAAGTCGGAGACGACCTTAAAACCAAGTTCTATAAGAAGGTAGAACCGAAATAA
- the dnaJ gene encoding molecular chaperone DnaJ, producing MAAPGKKDYYEILGVSRGASADEIKKAYRSLTRKYHPDANPGNAEAEAKYKEINEANEVLSDPKKKAQYDQFGYVGDMPPGGFGGEGGFGGFGGQGQTFSQEDLGDIFGDLFGAGGFGGGRRRASNPNAPRRGADLEATVKITLEEAYRGLKRKLEIPRLDTCKHCGGSGAEPGSKVEACPTCHGTGQMHEVVNTPFGQMQQTVTCTTCHGKGKIIDKVCTECRGKGRVKRIQNVEVKIPAGVDTGTRLRVSSKGEAGINGGPAGDLFILTEVMPDSRFTRKGDDLNTTVEISFPQAALGSEVKVETFDGMEKLDIPAGTQAGSKLRIRGRGMPRLKGKGSGDMNILVKVKVPKSLTAKERELLKELAKESGQQVNA from the coding sequence ATGGCTGCTCCCGGTAAAAAAGACTATTATGAAATATTGGGTGTTAGCCGGGGAGCATCGGCTGACGAAATAAAGAAGGCCTACCGTAGCCTTACGCGGAAATATCATCCCGATGCAAACCCGGGCAACGCTGAGGCGGAGGCTAAATATAAAGAGATCAACGAAGCTAACGAAGTGCTGAGCGATCCGAAAAAGAAGGCGCAGTACGACCAGTTCGGCTACGTGGGCGATATGCCGCCGGGCGGTTTCGGCGGAGAGGGCGGCTTCGGAGGCTTTGGCGGACAGGGTCAGACCTTCTCGCAGGAGGACCTGGGCGATATCTTTGGGGACCTCTTCGGAGCGGGCGGCTTCGGCGGCGGACGCCGCCGCGCCTCAAACCCGAACGCGCCGCGGCGCGGCGCCGACCTTGAGGCCACCGTCAAGATCACCCTTGAAGAGGCATACCGGGGACTTAAACGTAAGCTCGAGATACCGCGCCTCGATACCTGTAAACACTGCGGCGGCAGCGGCGCGGAGCCCGGCAGCAAGGTAGAGGCCTGTCCGACCTGCCATGGCACGGGACAGATGCACGAGGTCGTCAACACTCCGTTTGGTCAGATGCAGCAGACTGTGACCTGCACCACCTGTCACGGCAAGGGCAAGATCATCGACAAGGTCTGTACGGAGTGCCGCGGCAAGGGGCGCGTCAAACGCATCCAGAACGTTGAAGTTAAAATCCCCGCGGGAGTCGACACCGGCACGAGGCTTCGCGTCTCAAGCAAGGGCGAGGCGGGGATCAACGGCGGTCCGGCCGGCGATCTCTTCATCCTCACGGAAGTGATGCCCGACAGCCGGTTCACACGCAAGGGCGACGACCTCAATACGACGGTGGAGATATCCTTCCCGCAGGCGGCGCTTGGCAGCGAGGTCAAGGTGGAAACCTTTGACGGCATGGAAAAACTCGACATCCCTGCGGGCACGCAGGCCGGTTCGAAGCTGCGTATCCGCGGACGCGGAATGCCGCGGCTCAAGGGCAAAGGCAGCGGCGATATGAACATCCTCGTCAAGGTCAAGGTACCCAAGAGCCTCACCGCGAAGGAGCGCGAACTGCTGAAAGAACTCGCGAAAGAGAGCGGCCAGCAGGTGAACGCATAG
- the dnaK gene encoding molecular chaperone DnaK: MGKVIGIDLGTTNSCVAVKEGDNVTVIPNPEGQRTTPSVVAFTKDGEILVGQLAKRQAIVNPDRTIISIKRSMGTDKTVTVDGKAYTPQQISAMILQKLKKDAEEYLGTAVTDAVITCPAYFTDAQRQATKDAGTIAGLNVLRIINEPTAACLAYGVNLEKGDHKIMVYDLGGGTFDVSILDVGDGVFEVLSTAGDNLLGGDDWDNAVVEWLAAEFKKSDGIDLLKDKMASQRLREAAEKAKIELSSMQETTISLPFITADANGPKHLELKLTRAKFEDLTRSLLDKTIAPVKTAMKDAGLEPSQINKILLVGGSTRMPMVQKLVTELMGKEPTKGINPDECVAMGAAIQGAILAGEQQGIVLVDVTPLSLGLETLGGVFTKIIDKNTAIPVSKSQVFTTAADNQPQVEIHVLQGERAMAGDNVSLGRFFLDGIKPAPRGIPQIEVTFDIDANGIVNVTAKDKATGKAQNITIQSSRLSDEEIEKMRRDAEINESADKKRKELIEARNEAESVVYQAEKLVKESGSADAAAQAKVNDRIAKVREKMSGEDADAIKAETKQLMDEMNVLAQAAQSAGAQAGAQQQPQQEENPDGETVEAEFHEEDN, from the coding sequence ATGGGAAAAGTCATTGGAATAGACCTTGGAACAACTAACAGCTGCGTTGCTGTAAAAGAGGGAGACAATGTCACAGTAATACCAAACCCGGAAGGACAGCGCACGACCCCCTCCGTCGTGGCCTTCACCAAAGACGGCGAGATACTCGTCGGGCAGCTTGCGAAGCGCCAGGCGATCGTCAACCCCGACCGTACGATCATCTCGATCAAGCGTTCGATGGGCACGGACAAGACGGTGACCGTTGACGGCAAGGCCTACACGCCGCAGCAGATATCGGCGATGATCCTGCAGAAACTTAAGAAGGACGCGGAGGAATACCTTGGCACCGCCGTTACGGACGCCGTAATCACCTGCCCGGCCTACTTCACCGACGCTCAGCGTCAGGCGACGAAGGACGCGGGGACCATTGCTGGACTCAACGTGCTCCGTATCATCAACGAGCCGACGGCAGCCTGCCTCGCCTATGGCGTGAACCTGGAAAAGGGCGACCATAAGATCATGGTCTACGACCTTGGCGGCGGTACATTCGACGTTTCGATCCTCGATGTGGGCGACGGCGTATTCGAGGTTCTCTCCACGGCCGGCGACAACCTCCTCGGCGGCGACGACTGGGACAACGCGGTAGTGGAGTGGCTCGCGGCGGAATTCAAGAAGAGCGACGGCATCGATCTCCTGAAAGACAAGATGGCCTCGCAGCGTCTCCGCGAAGCGGCGGAAAAGGCAAAGATAGAGCTCTCCTCGATGCAGGAGACGACGATCTCGCTCCCCTTCATCACCGCTGACGCCAACGGACCGAAGCACCTCGAGCTCAAGCTCACCCGCGCGAAATTTGAGGATCTCACGCGCAGTCTGCTGGACAAGACAATCGCCCCCGTCAAGACGGCGATGAAGGACGCCGGACTCGAGCCCTCGCAGATCAATAAGATCCTTCTCGTCGGCGGCTCCACCCGTATGCCGATGGTGCAGAAACTTGTGACCGAGCTTATGGGCAAAGAGCCGACCAAGGGCATCAACCCCGACGAATGCGTCGCGATGGGCGCGGCGATCCAGGGCGCGATCCTTGCGGGAGAGCAGCAGGGCATCGTCCTTGTCGACGTTACGCCGCTCTCGCTCGGACTTGAGACCCTCGGCGGCGTCTTTACGAAAATAATCGACAAGAACACCGCGATACCGGTCTCCAAGAGCCAGGTATTCACAACGGCGGCCGACAACCAGCCGCAGGTCGAGATACACGTACTGCAGGGCGAGCGCGCGATGGCGGGAGACAACGTCTCGCTGGGACGCTTCTTCCTCGACGGCATCAAGCCTGCGCCGCGCGGTATCCCGCAGATAGAGGTAACCTTTGACATCGACGCTAACGGCATTGTCAACGTCACCGCAAAGGACAAAGCCACCGGCAAGGCGCAGAATATCACGATTCAGTCCTCACGCCTCAGCGATGAGGAGATCGAGAAGATGCGCCGCGACGCGGAGATCAACGAAAGCGCCGACAAGAAACGCAAAGAGCTCATCGAGGCGCGCAACGAGGCCGAGTCCGTGGTCTATCAGGCCGAGAAGCTCGTGAAGGAATCCGGCTCCGCCGACGCGGCGGCTCAGGCGAAGGTCAACGACAGAATCGCCAAGGTCCGCGAAAAGATGAGCGGAGAGGATGCCGACGCCATCAAGGCGGAGACGAAGCAGCTGATGGACGAGATGAACGTCCTCGCCCAGGCGGCCCAGAGCGCGGGGGCCCAGGCCGGCGCGCAGCAGCAGCCGCAGCAGGAAGAGAACCCCGACGGAGAGACCGTTGAGGCCGAATTCCACGAAGAAGACAATTAA
- a CDS encoding nucleotide exchange factor GrpE gives MDEQKKPNCGEPQMKDEPELEGVQAAEESIPQPEAGESEALKEEVRKLKEEVARGRADYFNLRTRMERDRENNAKLAAEQAINEMLPVFENLERIAAAVEDKESSLARGMSMVIKQFADGLCKLGLEFISTEGEFDPSLHEAVCMEPVDDAAKDGHIVGALCRGYKLAGRVLKAPQVRVGKYNG, from the coding sequence ATGGATGAGCAGAAGAAACCGAATTGCGGCGAGCCGCAGATGAAGGATGAGCCGGAACTCGAAGGCGTCCAAGCCGCCGAGGAGAGTATTCCCCAGCCTGAAGCGGGGGAGTCCGAGGCGCTGAAAGAGGAGGTTCGCAAGCTCAAAGAAGAGGTGGCGAGAGGCAGGGCCGATTATTTCAACCTGCGTACCCGGATGGAACGGGACCGCGAGAACAACGCGAAGCTTGCCGCCGAACAGGCGATAAATGAGATGCTGCCGGTTTTCGAGAACCTCGAGCGGATCGCGGCGGCGGTCGAAGATAAGGAGAGCAGCCTTGCGAGGGGCATGTCGATGGTGATCAAACAGTTCGCCGACGGCCTCTGTAAGCTCGGACTTGAATTTATCTCGACTGAGGGCGAATTTGACCCCTCTCTCCACGAGGCGGTATGTATGGAGCCGGTGGACGACGCCGCGAAGGACGGACACATCGTGGGCGCCCTCTGCCGCGGCTATAAGCTTGCGGGACGTGTACTTAAGGCCCCGCAGGTGCGGGTCGGCAAGTATAACGGCTGA
- the hrcA gene encoding heat-inducible transcriptional repressor HrcA, producing the protein MITERQLEVVLSVVYEYIKSGETVGSRTVSRRYLTGRSSATIRNEMSDLEDMGFLKQTHASSGRIPTTQGYRLYVDSVLQRVNNAGPSVKLLKKMMEHRQGLGRVLESASEMLSRVSDYVGIAAITPLDTVCFHHVSFVRMSEFRVLLLVVLQGGLVHQKFIDMPVDMPQEELDELASKLNRFSGCAWSDIKSSLKAKLTEEISSYRDACSQALLEIDALLGVQKTKIFTGSVSQIMKLQDFQDLGRIQALCSFIEEESNMTALVNRCSMNEINVMIGDENVLPGMKNSALVAATGEAGGQKAVVGVIGPERMDYEKVISAIDGVLRKLDSESGERGD; encoded by the coding sequence GTGATCACAGAAAGACAGCTGGAAGTCGTGCTCTCCGTGGTGTATGAATATATAAAAAGCGGTGAAACGGTAGGCTCGCGCACGGTATCCCGCCGTTACCTCACCGGACGCAGCTCCGCGACGATCAGAAATGAAATGTCCGATCTGGAGGACATGGGCTTTCTCAAACAGACCCACGCCTCCTCGGGCAGGATTCCCACAACTCAGGGATATAGACTATACGTTGATTCGGTACTTCAACGTGTAAATAACGCCGGCCCGTCTGTAAAATTACTAAAAAAGATGATGGAACACCGGCAGGGGCTGGGAAGAGTGCTTGAATCGGCCTCCGAGATGCTGAGCCGCGTCTCCGACTACGTCGGAATCGCCGCCATCACGCCCCTTGACACGGTCTGCTTCCATCATGTGAGCTTCGTGCGGATGAGCGAGTTCCGCGTACTGCTGCTGGTTGTACTTCAGGGCGGACTTGTCCATCAGAAGTTCATCGATATGCCGGTGGATATGCCGCAGGAGGAGCTTGACGAGCTGGCCTCCAAACTGAACCGTTTTTCAGGCTGTGCCTGGAGTGATATCAAGAGCTCGCTGAAGGCTAAGCTGACGGAGGAGATAAGCAGTTACCGTGACGCCTGCAGTCAGGCGCTGCTTGAGATAGACGCACTGCTCGGTGTCCAGAAGACAAAGATATTCACTGGTTCGGTCAGCCAGATCATGAAGCTGCAGGATTTTCAGGATCTGGGACGGATACAGGCGCTCTGCTCCTTTATCGAAGAGGAGAGTAACATGACCGCGTTGGTGAACCGCTGCTCGATGAACGAGATAAACGTGATGATCGGCGACGAGAACGTGTTGCCGGGAATGAAAAATTCCGCGCTGGTCGCCGCCACGGGAGAGGCCGGAGGCCAGAAGGCCGTAGTCGGTGTGATCGGCCCCGAAAGAATGGATTACGAAAAGGTAATATCCGCGATAGACGGAGTGCTGCGTAAGCTGGATTCCGAATCAGGCGAAAGAGGAGACTGA
- a CDS encoding histidine phosphatase family protein: protein MKKDKTFIYLIRHGECAGNKENRIRGCMDFPLNENGILQAHALAKAMKDKNIEYIYSSPLSRATTTAKILGDTLGLPYEAREGFCNIHLGPWENRKKAELAIEEPDKWQTWLDQPEELKIDGGETLDEVRERALAELDRVIGEHRGSNIALVAHRGVLKPLMAGAIGVMRPSYWRLHVDTASYSLLTHDSLHGYCLMGLNFTEHLAGLPIIQEFD, encoded by the coding sequence TTGAAAAAAGACAAGACGTTTATCTATCTTATCAGACACGGCGAATGTGCCGGCAACAAAGAAAACCGCATCCGCGGCTGTATGGATTTCCCCTTAAATGAAAACGGCATCCTCCAGGCCCACGCCCTCGCGAAGGCGATGAAGGACAAAAATATAGAGTATATCTACTCAAGCCCGCTCTCCCGCGCGACGACCACCGCAAAGATCCTCGGCGATACGCTGGGGCTTCCATACGAGGCGCGCGAGGGCTTCTGCAACATACACCTCGGTCCCTGGGAAAACAGAAAGAAGGCCGAGCTCGCCATTGAGGAACCCGATAAATGGCAGACATGGCTCGACCAGCCGGAAGAGCTCAAGATCGACGGCGGAGAGACGCTTGACGAGGTGCGCGAGCGCGCGCTCGCCGAACTTGACCGCGTCATCGGCGAGCACCGAGGCAGCAATATCGCGCTCGTGGCTCACCGCGGCGTGCTTAAACCTCTCATGGCCGGAGCTATCGGCGTAATGCGCCCAAGCTACTGGCGGCTCCACGTCGATACGGCCTCATACAGCCTCCTTACTCACGACAGCCTCCACGGCTACTGCCTCATGGGGCTCAACTTCACGGAACATCTCGCCGGACTGCCGATAATCCAGGAGTTCGACTAA
- the folP gene encoding dihydropteroate synthase → MPAHLIRFGDKWELTQAIEKVGCDINSLPYFENRREMLQLYVTDVPAPAASIIKQEMLSRGGDAAVHAQVITCGVKKSDVILFGTAKQLGHLAEKLARMPWWGLGRLADEIRGLIAPSLPETRRLPCGTELPFGERMLLMGIINLTDDSFFAGSRSGAETTETVKRALRMAEEGADILDLGAESTRPGAGRVPEEQEISRMEAAVRAIRNELPHMPLSIDTTRSSVARAALAAGADIINDVSGLQFDEDIAHAAAEYGAMLVVMHMRGTPGDMQSMCGYDNLIAEVCSFLREKTKRAEELGVPKKNIIIDPGVGFAKDYNQNLLLMRHCESFKALGYPLLVGASRKGVVGAATQTKKAEERLCGTLALTSVCCWQRADIIRVHDVKENKEVIMMTEAVRGAKYV, encoded by the coding sequence ATGCCCGCCCACCTCATCCGCTTCGGAGATAAATGGGAGCTGACACAGGCCATTGAAAAGGTAGGCTGCGATATAAATTCCCTGCCCTACTTCGAGAACCGCCGCGAGATGCTGCAGCTCTACGTCACGGACGTCCCCGCGCCGGCGGCCAGCATCATCAAGCAGGAGATGCTCTCGCGCGGCGGCGACGCCGCCGTACACGCGCAGGTGATCACCTGCGGCGTTAAAAAGAGCGACGTCATTCTCTTCGGCACGGCGAAGCAGCTCGGCCATCTCGCAGAAAAGCTGGCACGGATGCCATGGTGGGGCCTCGGACGCCTCGCAGACGAAATACGCGGCCTGATCGCCCCGTCGCTTCCAGAGACAAGAAGACTTCCCTGCGGCACTGAGCTTCCCTTCGGAGAGAGAATGCTGCTGATGGGGATCATAAACCTCACGGACGACTCATTCTTCGCCGGAAGCAGAAGCGGCGCGGAGACCACTGAGACCGTAAAAAGGGCGCTGCGCATGGCCGAAGAGGGGGCCGACATTCTCGATCTCGGAGCGGAATCAACGAGGCCGGGAGCGGGAAGGGTTCCCGAAGAACAGGAGATATCACGCATGGAGGCGGCGGTGAGGGCGATACGAAACGAACTTCCGCATATGCCCCTTTCGATAGATACCACGCGCTCCTCCGTAGCGCGTGCCGCGCTTGCCGCGGGCGCGGACATAATAAACGACGTTTCCGGGCTGCAGTTCGATGAGGATATCGCGCACGCCGCGGCCGAGTATGGAGCGATGCTCGTCGTTATGCATATGCGCGGCACCCCAGGAGATATGCAGTCGATGTGCGGATACGATAATCTCATCGCCGAGGTCTGCTCTTTCCTCCGGGAAAAGACAAAGAGGGCCGAGGAGCTGGGCGTGCCGAAAAAAAATATTATAATAGATCCGGGCGTCGGGTTCGCAAAGGACTACAACCAAAACTTGCTGCTGATGCGCCACTGCGAAAGCTTCAAAGCCCTTGGCTATCCGCTGCTGGTCGGAGCCTCGCGAAAGGGCGTCGTCGGCGCCGCCACGCAGACAAAAAAAGCGGAGGAGCGGCTCTGCGGCACGCTTGCCCTGACCTCCGTTTGCTGTTGGCAGCGTGCGGACATCATCCGCGTCCACGATGTGAAAGAGAATAAAGAGGTCATCATGATGACAGAGGCGGTACGGGGAGCAAAATATGTCTGA
- the folK gene encoding 2-amino-4-hydroxy-6-hydroxymethyldihydropteridine diphosphokinase, whose amino-acid sequence MSDHKVVLALGANLGNRLEALKKAIIKLESCGIRTEAKSRVWETKPWGVTEQPLFLNMCMTARTDLEPIELLCLLKKTEAELGRSAGTRWGPREIDIDVIFFDSLSLKVPKLEIPHPRMHERGFVLRPLIEIAPDIVHPILGKSAAELFEELPDSEKDGMVWISEV is encoded by the coding sequence ATGTCTGATCATAAAGTGGTACTGGCATTGGGCGCCAATCTCGGCAACCGCCTTGAGGCGCTCAAAAAAGCGATCATAAAGCTGGAGAGCTGCGGAATACGGACGGAGGCAAAGAGCCGCGTCTGGGAGACAAAACCCTGGGGCGTAACGGAGCAGCCGCTCTTTCTCAATATGTGCATGACGGCCCGTACGGATCTGGAACCAATCGAGCTGCTCTGTCTGCTGAAAAAGACTGAGGCTGAACTGGGCCGTTCCGCAGGTACACGCTGGGGACCGCGTGAGATCGACATAGATGTGATCTTTTTCGATTCTCTATCACTCAAGGTCCCAAAGCTGGAGATCCCCCACCCGCGCATGCACGAACGGGGTTTTGTACTGAGGCCGCTCATTGAAATCGCCCCCGACATAGTACATCCCATCCTGGGAAAGAGCGCGGCCGAACTTTTCGAAGAGCTGCCTGATTCGGAGAAGGACGGGATGGTATGGATATCAGAGGTATGA